One Paenibacillus riograndensis SBR5 DNA segment encodes these proteins:
- a CDS encoding M14 family metallopeptidase codes for MQQYIARRGDTVSRIAARHGLTPEHVIQGNPWAGRQPYLVPGQILFLPSAPRKRYAVQPGDDAWSIAALFGVDVNELEKLNPGVGSAYGCTPGKMLVIPPAAPHKVVHLRGEYGPAEVEEDIVRLLDQYPFLQHETIGSSVLGKPLHLLRIGSGPHQLHVNAALHANEWLTSPCLLSFVEQYAAAYAEGKGWNGHNPNKWYSNWTVWAVPMANPDGVELVQEGTLPGDPYYDELMAWNGGRRSFRHWKANIRGVDLGDQFPAHWEEEQARRGVPGPGPRDYSGTAALSEPEAAALAQLAERVPGDAAVSLHSQGGEIYWNYRGYEPPESRALAAQLAAASGYRAVELTGSDAGYKDWFIQRFRKPGFTVELGVGKNPLPLADFEDMALETGLILAAILSNFK; via the coding sequence ATGCAGCAATATATTGCCCGCAGGGGAGATACGGTTAGCCGGATAGCCGCGAGGCATGGACTCACACCGGAGCATGTGATACAGGGAAACCCGTGGGCAGGGAGGCAGCCGTATTTAGTTCCGGGGCAGATTCTGTTTCTGCCTTCCGCTCCGCGCAAACGTTATGCTGTACAGCCGGGTGACGATGCCTGGAGCATTGCCGCCTTGTTCGGAGTGGATGTGAATGAGCTTGAAAAGCTGAATCCGGGCGTTGGCTCGGCATACGGGTGTACACCCGGCAAGATGCTGGTTATTCCTCCGGCGGCACCGCACAAAGTGGTGCATTTGCGCGGTGAATATGGTCCTGCCGAGGTGGAGGAGGATATTGTCAGGCTGCTGGACCAGTATCCTTTCCTTCAGCATGAAACCATTGGCTCAAGCGTTCTGGGCAAGCCGCTGCATCTGCTGCGGATCGGCAGCGGGCCGCACCAGCTTCATGTCAATGCTGCGCTGCATGCGAATGAATGGCTGACCTCGCCCTGCCTCCTGTCTTTTGTGGAGCAGTATGCGGCAGCATATGCTGAGGGTAAAGGCTGGAACGGTCACAACCCCAATAAATGGTATAGCAACTGGACGGTATGGGCTGTGCCCATGGCCAATCCCGATGGGGTGGAGCTGGTGCAGGAAGGAACACTGCCCGGCGACCCGTACTATGATGAGCTGATGGCATGGAACGGTGGACGGCGCAGCTTCCGGCACTGGAAGGCCAACATCCGCGGGGTGGACCTGGGCGACCAGTTCCCGGCCCATTGGGAAGAGGAGCAGGCGCGGCGGGGAGTGCCTGGACCCGGGCCGCGTGATTACAGCGGGACGGCTGCGCTTAGCGAGCCGGAAGCCGCTGCCCTGGCGCAGCTGGCAGAGAGGGTCCCCGGCGATGCCGCTGTATCGCTGCATAGCCAGGGAGGAGAGATTTACTGGAACTACCGGGGGTATGAGCCGCCGGAGAGCCGCGCACTTGCAGCACAGCTAGCGGCGGCGAGCGGCTACCGGGCGGTTGAGCTGACCGGCAGCGATGCGGGGTACAAGGACTGGTTCATCCAGCGCTTCCGCAAGCCCGGCTTCACTGTGGAGCTGGGAGTTGGCAAAAATCCGCTGCCGCTGGCTGATTTTGAGGATATGGCGCTGGAAACCGGTCTTATTTTGGCCGCGATCCTTTCAAATTTCAAATAA
- a CDS encoding aldo/keto reductase has translation MKHIADVTILNNGIAMPRFGLGTYKAEGEEVARAVATALELGYRSIDTAAVYGNEEEVGRSIAASGVPRDSLFVTTKVWNSDQGYDETLRAFETSSKKLGLDVIDLYLIHWPGMDKYKATWRALERLYAEGRVRAIGVSNFQIHHLEELRKDSETVPAVNQVELHPRFIQKELHDYCASRQIQIEAWAPLMKGRLQDNELLHGIAGKHGKTVSQVILRWGLQNGIVIIPKSVTASRIKENSEIFDFELSAEELSAISGLDAGERIGSDPDKLLF, from the coding sequence ATGAAGCATATTGCAGATGTAACGATTCTGAATAACGGAATAGCCATGCCCCGGTTTGGACTGGGCACTTACAAAGCCGAGGGGGAAGAGGTAGCGCGTGCCGTAGCAACTGCACTGGAACTGGGTTACCGGAGTATTGATACCGCAGCGGTATATGGCAACGAGGAAGAGGTGGGACGCTCGATTGCCGCCAGCGGCGTACCAAGGGACAGCCTGTTCGTGACAACAAAGGTATGGAACTCGGATCAGGGCTACGATGAGACACTGAGAGCCTTCGAAACCAGCAGCAAGAAGCTGGGCCTGGACGTTATTGACCTTTATCTCATCCACTGGCCGGGTATGGATAAATATAAAGCTACCTGGCGCGCACTGGAACGGCTCTATGCTGAAGGACGCGTACGCGCTATTGGTGTCAGCAATTTTCAGATTCACCATCTGGAGGAATTGCGGAAGGACAGCGAAACTGTGCCTGCCGTGAATCAGGTGGAGCTGCATCCGCGTTTTATCCAGAAAGAGCTGCATGACTACTGCGCCAGCCGCCAGATTCAGATCGAAGCCTGGGCACCGCTGATGAAGGGCAGACTGCAGGACAACGAGCTGCTGCATGGGATTGCAGGCAAACACGGCAAGACGGTTTCCCAGGTGATTTTACGTTGGGGGCTGCAGAACGGGATTGTGATCATCCCGAAATCTGTAACCGCCTCAAGAATTAAGGAAAACAGCGAAATCTTCGATTTCGAGCTGTCGGCGGAAGAACTGTCTGCCATCAGCGGCCTGGATGCCGGTGAGCGGATTGGCTCTGATCCGGACAAGTTATTGTTCTAG
- a CDS encoding sensor histidine kinase, producing the protein MKTGLRFSVHFVIGLIAWMLGLGITMMISVEVLFPQLGLLEGQEHYDLYILAVFGLNITACSVLFGWYFGSPLRFMMSWIASLSGRNFEPPPALQGIFKRNGKLKFRYRLYGELIVHIESLSAGLKQAELERRKLEDNKKDWVAGISHDLKTPLTYVTGYSALLLNEEYSWNADEQRTFLQEIHAKGRHIEELISDINLSFQMNEDHASLPMQLGTVELIGFLQRLTADVGNDPRAVSHLLSLDAETGPLELVADEKLLYRALQNVLMNAVLHTPAGTAIHVTVRREGDESVNITVSDNGTGMDEDTLNNLFQKYYRGAKNGSPNLGTGLGMAIVKSLILAHGGFLTVESEVSKGTAFHISLPVRQHK; encoded by the coding sequence ATGAAGACGGGACTAAGGTTCAGTGTCCATTTTGTCATCGGATTAATCGCCTGGATGCTGGGACTCGGCATCACCATGATGATTAGCGTGGAGGTGCTGTTTCCGCAGCTGGGCCTTCTGGAAGGTCAGGAGCATTATGATCTGTACATTCTGGCGGTATTCGGGCTTAATATTACGGCCTGCAGCGTGCTGTTCGGCTGGTATTTCGGGAGTCCGTTAAGATTCATGATGTCGTGGATCGCTTCCTTGTCGGGCAGGAATTTCGAACCTCCGCCTGCGCTTCAGGGCATCTTCAAGCGGAACGGGAAGCTCAAATTCAGATACCGGCTGTACGGCGAATTGATTGTGCACATCGAGTCGCTGTCCGCTGGCCTGAAGCAGGCCGAACTGGAACGCCGCAAGCTGGAAGACAACAAAAAGGATTGGGTGGCCGGCATCTCGCATGACCTTAAAACACCCCTAACGTACGTCACGGGATATTCAGCTCTGCTGCTGAACGAGGAGTACAGTTGGAATGCGGATGAACAGCGGACGTTCCTGCAAGAAATTCATGCCAAAGGAAGGCATATTGAGGAATTGATCAGCGACATTAACCTCTCTTTTCAAATGAATGAGGATCATGCTTCCCTGCCCATGCAGCTTGGCACGGTGGAGCTGATCGGATTCCTGCAGCGGCTGACGGCCGATGTCGGCAACGATCCGAGAGCGGTGTCCCACCTGTTGAGCCTGGATGCGGAGACCGGGCCGCTGGAGCTTGTTGCCGATGAGAAGCTGCTCTACCGGGCGCTGCAAAATGTGCTGATGAATGCGGTGCTTCACACTCCGGCAGGAACCGCCATTCATGTGACTGTCCGGCGGGAGGGGGATGAAAGTGTGAACATCACGGTTTCGGACAATGGTACCGGAATGGATGAAGATACGCTGAACAATCTGTTCCAAAAATATTACCGCGGAGCAAAAAACGGCTCCCCGAACCTCGGGACAGGACTCGGCATGGCCATTGTAAAAAGCCTGATCCTCGCGCACGGCGGCTTCCTGACCGTAGAAAGCGAAGTATCCAAAGGCACTGCCTTTCATATCTCTTTGCCTGTCCGGCAGCACAAGTAG
- a CDS encoding HesB/IscA family protein yields the protein MNVKITRNAAKVIKKTMELEGNSELKLRVAITHAHGDHAHYGLDLDTPKENDIVVSTDKEIDVILDPNQPLLDGVKIDYLYFPEEGFVITNPSKGNHGDH from the coding sequence ATGAACGTCAAAATTACCCGCAATGCGGCTAAAGTGATAAAGAAAACGATGGAACTTGAAGGCAACAGCGAGCTGAAGCTGCGCGTAGCCATTACGCATGCCCACGGCGATCATGCCCACTACGGCCTTGACCTGGACACGCCCAAAGAAAATGACATCGTTGTATCCACTGATAAAGAGATTGATGTCATTCTTGATCCTAACCAGCCGCTGCTGGATGGTGTGAAAATTGACTATTTGTATTTCCCGGAAGAAGGTTTTGTCATTACTAATCCGTCTAAAGGAAATCACGGCGATCACTAA
- a CDS encoding DUF1450 domain-containing protein — MANDIRICDECNHIKMKSILPKLRKMAPDAEIKTGCISYCGPCGKRPFVYINGRYVSGPTEDEVLAKAEAFVKRPVAKE, encoded by the coding sequence ATGGCTAACGATATACGCATTTGCGACGAGTGCAATCATATCAAGATGAAAAGTATCCTCCCCAAGCTGCGCAAGATGGCGCCTGACGCCGAGATTAAGACCGGCTGTATCTCCTATTGCGGACCTTGCGGCAAACGGCCGTTTGTCTACATCAATGGCCGTTATGTCAGCGGCCCGACGGAAGACGAGGTGCTGGCTAAGGCCGAGGCGTTTGTCAAACGGCCGGTTGCTAAGGAATAG